GGTCCAGTTAATAGCAAATaataatgtgtgtgtgtgtgtgtgtgtgtatatNNNNNNNNNNNNNNNNNNNNNNNNNNNNNNNNNNNNNNNNNNNNNNNNNNNNNNNNNNNNNNNNNNNNNNNNNNNNNNNNNNNNNNNNNNNNNNNNNNNNNNNNNNNNNNNNNNNNNNNNNNNNNNNNNNNNNNNNNNNNNNNNNNNNNNNNNNNNNNNNNNNNNNNNNNNNNNNNNNNNNNNNNNNNNNNNNNNNNNNNNNNNNNNNNNNNNNNNNNNNNNNNNNNNNNNNNNNNNNNNNNNNNNNNNNNNNNNNNNNNNNNNNNNNNNNNNNNNNNNNNNNNNNNNNNNNNNNNNNNNNNNNNNNNNNNNNNNNNNNNNNNNNNNNNNNNNNNNNNNNNNNNNNNNNNNNNNNNNNNNNNNNNNNNNNNNNNNNNNNNNNNNNNNNNNNNNNNNNNNNNNNNNNNNNNNNNNNNNNNNNNNNNNNNNNNNNNNNNNNNNNNNNNNNNNNNNNNNNNNNNNNNNNNNNNNNNNNNNNNNNNNNNNNNNNNNNNNNNNNNNNNNNNNNNNNNNNNNNNNNNNNNNNNNNNNNNNNNNNNNNNNNNNNNNNNNNNNNNNNNNNNNNNNNNNNNNNNNNNNNNNNNNNNNNNNNNNNNNNNNNNNNNNNNNNNNNNNNNNNNNNNNNNNNNNNNNNNNNNNNNNNNNNNNNNNNNNNNNNNNNNNNNNNNNNNNNNNNNNNNNNNNNNNNNNNNNNNNNNNNNNNNNNNNNNNNNNNNNNNNNNNNNNNNNNNNNNNNNNNNNNNNNNNNNNNNNNNNNNNNNNNNNNNNNNNNNNNNNNNNNNNNNNNNNNNNNNNNNNNNNNNNNNNNNNNNNNNNNNNNNNNNNNNNNNNNNNNNNNNNNNNNNNNNNNNNNNNNNNNNNNNNNNNNNNNNNNNNNNNNNNNNNNNNNNNNNNNNNNNNNNNNNNNNNNNNNNNNNNNNNNNNNNNNNNNNNNNNNNNTATATATAATCAGCCATCAGTTCTCAGGTGATTGATTCCTAGGTTTTTTAACTTTCTCCCGATTCAACACCCCTTTCCTATGATATCTAGGGTTTTGGTTTCATAACCTAATTCGATTGATTCGTCCGCCCCTTTGATCCTTCTCTAAATTTTACCTATCGTTTTGTATAACATTGAATTATTAAATGAGATGGCAAGGATAATCGGAGGGGAAGTAAATCTGAACTCTTCGTCGTGTTCGCTGCAAGTGAATATCTTCGGATGCCTATTCCAATTTGGATCTAGCATTGATTCATTTTCCGTTGCTTGCGAAGCTTTTTCCGATCCTCTGCTTTTCTAACCCGAGTTTGATTGTACAGTTTAATTTTGCTTTTTCtgcttattttattatttttttcttataaattttttggaGATGGATTGTGTGAATAATGATCGTCAAACGCGTAAATTGGATAAGAAAACGAAGACTGAGGCTATAGATTCTGATGTTGTTGAAATATCCCCGGACAGGCGGTATCTTCGGGTATTGTCATCGTActgatttttatttgtttaatttatttcttaatttttgattaatttgtttaatttctgAATCTCTTGCGCTGGTTTATAATTTCTTATTGATTAGTTTAGGTAGGCGCTACTGTTTCTAAAATGGATTGAGGTTCTAGCTTTTTACCTCTTATTTTATTTCACCGTCTGATTCATATCAAGTTCAAGAAGATCGCACTTCTGTTTACTGCATTTGTTGATAATCTAGTCTTCCCTTTATACAGCAAACTTCAGGGACACCAGAATAATTGTTTTGATGTAGCAGAGTGTGTGATTACATTACTTCTTAATGATACGAGCAATGCAGATCAATCTCAATAGTTTGGTATTGATTAAATTCATATTTGGGTTACTCCCTTTTCTGCATTTATGATTTGTTAAGCCTATTCTCCATTGAGGTTGCATAAGCCTTAAGGGTGTCTTGGGTAATAGGAAATTTCAGACGTTTATTATTGAGTATCTGGTCTAGTTGTTAAAATAGAAGTTTGATGACTTGGAGCATGAACAGATATGGTTTGCCCTAAGTCGAGAATAGATGATCGTATTGTCAAAATTTAAGATTGTTCCACGAGTGCAAATAAATAATGCAGATGTTATATGCGTCATAAAATGACTTCTTATCACCATTTTTTGCAAAGATGGGCCGATATTTTCTACCCTCTTGATGCCGACTCACACTCCATTATTTCCAAAGAGATTCAGAAAGGCTGTTCTAATTGCAAGTGGGCCTGTGTCGGTGGAAGAAAGTGTGTGCAACTCAGTTGACTGTGCCTTGTACTATGGATACATGCCACTGATTTCTgctttttatttgtttgtttattttttcaattttctaaATCTATTTACTTCAGTTGTTTTATTACCTTTCTCTTTTTCTTCCTCCAGTATAATGACATCCTGGGGAGGGGAGCCTTCAAGAATGTGTATGCTTCCTTgaatatcttttaaattttgttcTACTTATAATGTTTGTTTGTTGtcacttttgtaaatttatatGCCAGATTAAAAGTTATCTGCCtgccttttttttccttttttttcccAGTTACAAGGGGTTTGATGAAATTGAGGGCGTGGAAGTTGCATGGAGCCAAGTGACTATTGAGGATGCGCTGCAGTCCCCCGAACATCTGGAGAGGCTGTATTCTGAGGTTCATCTGTTAAGAACACTGAAACATGAAAATGTTATCAGGTCATATGCCTCTTGGGTGGATGATGAGAAGAAAACCATTAATCTTATCACTGAGTTATTCACTTCGGGAAGTTTGAGGCAGTGAGTTTTCTTATACTGTTTCACTTGGCTTTCAGTTTTTatgtcttatttttttattatttttatttatttctgttGAAATATGTTTAGTAGCGTGCTTCGATCTTGTTTAGGTACCGTAAGAAGCATAAGAGTGTCAATATAAAGGCCATCAAGAACTGGGCCAGGCAGATCCTTCGCGGGCTACACTATCTTCATACTCACAATCCGCCTGTTATACACAGGGATTTAAAATGTGATAACATTTTTGTTAATGGAAATCATGGACAAGTTAAAATTGGAGATCTTGGATTGGCTACAATAATGCAACAACCCACTGCCAGAAGTGTGATTGGTAGTTGTTTGGCTTACTTGTAAGAATATATCTTCATTTCATTTACCATCATCCTCATAGTGTTATTGGCACTTCGAATTTTGCTACAGGTACACCTGAATTTATGGCACCAGAGCTGTATGAAGAGGAATACAATGAGCTAGTGGACATTTATTCTTTTGGGATGTGCATGTTAGAGTTGATTACATGTGAATATCCATACAGCGAATGCAAAAATCAAGCACAGATATTCAAGAAGGTTACTTCTGTAAGTTCACTTTTACCTCGTTGTATTGTGTTAAAATGATCCTTTATGCAGTTAAATGGGTTAACTGCATCTGATGACGTGATTATTCCTACTGTTTAAAATTGTAGGGCATAAAGCCTGCTGCCCTGGGAAAAGTGAAGGATCCTGAAGTGAAAGGGTTCATTGAAAAATGTTTGGCTCCAGCTCCTCAGAGGTTAAGTGCTGCTGAGCTCTTGAAAGGATCGTTCCTTTCATCTGAAGATCACAAGGATTTCAATTGTGCTCCTCCACAGCTTTCTGATGTTATGTCCAAATCAATGAACTCAGTAAGATCTGATTCTCTTGTGACGGACATGGACACATCTTACAAAACGCTATCAGGTAGCActtttgcaggaagcactgttGGAACATGTGTCTCAACTCTTGAACTTCAGAGATGGAATGAAAGGAATGAATTTACCTTAAAAGGGGAGAACTGTGATGATAATTCAGTTTCTTTAAACTTGAGAATTGCGGACTGTTCTGGTACGTAAATGTAACATCACAAATATCTCTTGTTAAAACCATTCCTGGTTTGATTTGGCCCACTTGAAAACTTGTTTAACATTCAGAACATCTGTAACAGGTCGGGTGAGGAATGTTCACTTCGTATTTTATCATAATGCTGATACAGCACTTTCACTTGCTGCGGAGATGGTTGAACAGCTTGATTTGTGGAAAGATGATGTTGCTTTGATAGCTGAGTTGATCGACACTTTAGTTTCAAAACTTTTAACCAATTCGAGTACACCATCTGGAAGTTTGGATGGGGGGAAGAATTCTGTCAACGACTCTGCTACATGTTACAATAACCAAATTGCTGCCTGTGATGCTAGACAACATTGTTCAAACAGCATTCTTGCTAAAGAAGCTAGTGAGCACAACATATCTTCACAGTTCATGGAATTGAATAGCAACAGTAGAGAATCAACTGGAGCATTGACCCAACGCACCTTACCAACTTCTGTTATCGAGCATATGGAAGATTTGGGATCGGCTGACTATATTGTTGTGGATAAACATAGAAATAGCATCAGGGAGTCCTTGATGAGTGAAAGTATAAAAAATTCGGGGACATCTTTTGCAGGTTCTTGGAACACGGCAT
The DNA window shown above is from Primulina huaijiensis isolate GDHJ02 chromosome 12, ASM1229523v2, whole genome shotgun sequence and carries:
- the LOC140989733 gene encoding probable serine/threonine-protein kinase WNK10 isoform X2 is translated as MLLKYPRTGGIFGYKGFDEIEGVEVAWSQVTIEDALQSPEHLERLYSEVHLLRTLKHENVIRSYASWVDDEKKTINLITELFTSGSLRQYRKKHKSVNIKAIKNWARQILRGLHYLHTHNPPVIHRDLKCDNIFVNGNHGQVKIGDLGLATIMQQPTARSVIGTPEFMAPELYEEEYNELVDIYSFGMCMLELITCEYPYSECKNQAQIFKKVTSGIKPAALGKVKDPEVKGFIEKCLAPAPQRLSAAELLKGSFLSSEDHKDFNCAPPQLSDVMSKSMNSVRSDSLVTDMDTSYKTLSGSTFAGSTVGTCVSTLELQRWNERNEFTLKGENCDDNSVSLNLRIADCSGRVRNVHFVFYHNADTALSLAAEMVEQLDLWKDDVALIAELIDTLVSKLLTNSSTPSGSLDGGKNSVNDSATCYNNQIAACDARQHCSNSILAKEASEHNISSQFMELNSNSRESTGALTQRTLPTSVIEHMEDLGSADYIVVDKHRNSIRESLMSESIKNSGTSFAGSWNTASSEMDFRVSSLSLVDKENNMCHDLKVELDAINLHYQQRCSELLKMKEEAIENAKKKWMLKKISAV
- the LOC140989733 gene encoding probable serine/threonine-protein kinase WNK10 isoform X1, with the translated sequence MDCVNNDRQTRKLDKKTKTEAIDSDVVEISPDRRYLRYNDILGRGAFKNVYKGFDEIEGVEVAWSQVTIEDALQSPEHLERLYSEVHLLRTLKHENVIRSYASWVDDEKKTINLITELFTSGSLRQYRKKHKSVNIKAIKNWARQILRGLHYLHTHNPPVIHRDLKCDNIFVNGNHGQVKIGDLGLATIMQQPTARSVIGTPEFMAPELYEEEYNELVDIYSFGMCMLELITCEYPYSECKNQAQIFKKVTSGIKPAALGKVKDPEVKGFIEKCLAPAPQRLSAAELLKGSFLSSEDHKDFNCAPPQLSDVMSKSMNSVRSDSLVTDMDTSYKTLSGSTFAGSTVGTCVSTLELQRWNERNEFTLKGENCDDNSVSLNLRIADCSGRVRNVHFVFYHNADTALSLAAEMVEQLDLWKDDVALIAELIDTLVSKLLTNSSTPSGSLDGGKNSVNDSATCYNNQIAACDARQHCSNSILAKEASEHNISSQFMELNSNSRESTGALTQRTLPTSVIEHMEDLGSADYIVVDKHRNSIRESLMSESIKNSGTSFAGSWNTASSEMDFRVSSLSLVDKENNMCHDLKVELDAINLHYQQRCSELLKMKEEAIENAKKKWMLKKISAV